Proteins encoded within one genomic window of Acidovorax sp. 107:
- the tgt gene encoding tRNA guanosine(34) transglycosylase Tgt — MLQFDLLKTDPTSHARRGQLTLNHGVVQTPIFMPVGTYGTVKGVMPRSLHDMGAQIILGNTFHLWMRPGLDVMQSFGGLHGFEKWDKPILTDSGGFQVWSLGAMRKITEEGVTFASPVNGDKLFMSPEVSMQIQTTLNSDIVMQLDECTPYETKGHLTTEAEARKSMEMSLRWAQRSRDEFQRLQNPNALFGIVQGGMFKHLRQESLERLVEMDFPGYAVGGVSVGEPKDEMLDIMAHTPHRLPAHKPRYLMGVGTPEDLVQGVADGVDMFDCVMPTRNARNGTMFTRFGDLKIRNARHKADHKPMDTSCTCYACAGSSGVSWDDGGREGFSRAYLHHLDRCGEMLGPMLTTVHNLHYYLNLMREVRESLEAGTFAQFRAQFKADRARGV; from the coding sequence ATGCTGCAGTTCGACCTTCTCAAAACCGATCCCACCAGCCACGCACGCCGTGGCCAGCTCACGCTCAACCACGGCGTGGTGCAGACCCCCATCTTCATGCCTGTGGGCACCTATGGCACCGTCAAGGGCGTGATGCCGCGCAGCCTGCACGACATGGGCGCGCAGATCATCCTGGGCAACACCTTCCACCTGTGGATGCGCCCGGGGCTCGACGTGATGCAGAGCTTTGGCGGCCTGCACGGCTTTGAAAAATGGGACAAGCCCATCCTCACCGACTCGGGCGGTTTCCAGGTCTGGAGCCTGGGCGCCATGCGCAAGATCACCGAAGAAGGCGTGACCTTTGCCAGCCCCGTCAACGGCGACAAGCTCTTCATGTCGCCCGAGGTGAGCATGCAGATCCAGACCACGCTCAACTCCGACATCGTGATGCAGCTCGACGAGTGCACGCCGTACGAAACCAAGGGCCACCTCACCACCGAGGCCGAGGCGCGCAAGAGCATGGAGATGAGCCTGCGCTGGGCCCAGCGTTCGCGCGATGAGTTCCAGCGGCTGCAAAACCCCAACGCGCTCTTCGGCATCGTGCAGGGCGGTATGTTCAAGCACCTGCGCCAGGAGTCGCTGGAGCGCCTGGTCGAGATGGACTTCCCCGGCTACGCCGTGGGCGGCGTGAGCGTGGGTGAGCCCAAGGACGAGATGCTGGACATCATGGCCCACACGCCCCACCGCCTGCCCGCACACAAGCCGCGCTACCTGATGGGCGTGGGCACGCCCGAAGACCTAGTGCAGGGCGTGGCCGACGGCGTGGACATGTTCGACTGCGTGATGCCCACCCGCAACGCACGCAACGGCACCATGTTCACGCGCTTTGGCGACCTGAAGATCCGCAACGCCCGCCACAAGGCCGACCACAAGCCGATGGACACCAGCTGCACCTGCTATGCCTGTGCAGGCAGCTCGGGCGTGTCGTGGGACGACGGCGGGCGTGAAGGCTTCTCACGTGCCTACCTGCACCACCTGGACCGCTGCGGCGAGATGCTGGGCCCCATGCTCACCACCGTGCACAACCTGCACTACTACCTGAACCTGATGCGCGAGGTGCGCGAGTCGCTGGAGGCAGGCACCTTTGCCCAGTTCCGCGCGCAGTTCAAGGCCGACCGGGCGCGCGGCGTGTGA
- a CDS encoding zinc ribbon domain-containing protein, with amino-acid sequence MSKSLRLSEKWFRRGLWLVALVFASFLIGLGGTIVGDLPKVETPLRVDDFLDKTAADKLRAEVKTARQAEQDAQTALEQAQLQRSKVRSEVQAERESFNNWLSTRSATQRADQDPEVIARTQALDALKLVERKAQQAVETQQQAALDARQAAAARQEQLNQMESDGYVKLAAERRKVELRVFLYRLALTLPLLAAAGWLFVKKRKSTYWPFVWGFIFFALFAFFVELVPYLPSYGGYVRYVVGIAVTAVVGRYAIQALNRYLERQKLAEALPDQERRKELSYDVALARLAKSVCPGCERPVDLKNEKIDFCPHCGIGLFDHCGHCNTRKSAFARFCHACGTGAGVKLAQE; translated from the coding sequence ATGAGCAAGTCCCTGAGACTGTCCGAAAAATGGTTCCGTCGTGGCCTGTGGCTGGTAGCGCTGGTGTTTGCCAGCTTCCTCATCGGGCTGGGCGGCACCATCGTGGGCGATCTGCCCAAGGTCGAGACCCCGCTGCGGGTGGACGACTTTCTGGACAAAACCGCAGCCGACAAGCTGCGCGCCGAGGTCAAAACAGCACGCCAGGCCGAGCAGGACGCGCAGACCGCGCTGGAGCAGGCCCAGCTGCAGCGCAGCAAGGTGCGCAGCGAGGTGCAGGCCGAGCGGGAGAGCTTCAACAACTGGCTGTCCACGCGCAGCGCCACGCAGCGGGCGGACCAGGACCCCGAGGTGATCGCGCGCACCCAGGCGCTCGATGCCCTCAAGCTGGTGGAGCGCAAAGCCCAGCAGGCGGTGGAGACGCAGCAGCAGGCCGCCCTCGATGCCCGCCAGGCGGCAGCCGCCCGGCAGGAGCAGCTCAACCAGATGGAGTCTGACGGCTATGTGAAGCTCGCCGCCGAGCGCCGCAAGGTCGAGCTGCGCGTGTTCCTGTACCGCCTGGCCCTCACGCTGCCGCTGCTGGCCGCCGCCGGCTGGCTGTTCGTCAAGAAGCGCAAGAGCACCTACTGGCCGTTTGTGTGGGGCTTCATCTTCTTTGCGCTGTTTGCCTTCTTTGTGGAGCTGGTGCCCTACCTGCCCAGCTACGGCGGCTACGTGCGCTACGTGGTGGGCATTGCCGTGACCGCTGTGGTGGGGCGCTATGCCATTCAGGCGCTCAACCGCTACCTGGAGCGCCAGAAGCTGGCCGAGGCCCTGCCCGACCAGGAGCGCCGCAAGGAGCTGAGCTATGACGTGGCCCTGGCCCGTCTGGCCAAGAGCGTGTGCCCCGGCTGCGAGCGGCCCGTGGACCTGAAGAACGAGAAGATCGACTTTTGCCCGCACTGCGGCATCGGCCTGTTCGACCACTGCGGCCACTGCAACACCCGCAAGAGCGCGTTCGCACGGTTTTGCCACGCCTGCGGCACCGGGGCGGGTGTGAAGCTGGCGCAGGAGTGA
- a CDS encoding phospholipase A, with amino-acid sequence MSAVTRVPAAPHRHRSLALLLVAALAPAGAALAQSAPAAATGAAALRRCTALSSDNQARLACFDAWAAEQAQAAPAGGQAWQAPAASANASGATSSSAVPPPVDATLPATRIIDVARTEGCRDPQYSDLSRFWELETGTDCGTFSFRGYRPITVSVVASSSVNRQPTSDADGNSATDSTPYRRTENRIQLSVRTKIAQGMLTQGHPTLKDSLWFGYTQQSYWQLFTPEISRPFRATDHEPELMYVYPTTAQLPFGWKWRYSGIGLVHQSNGQSKPLSRSWNRAYLMTGVELDNRFSVNARLWKRIPESAGSDDNPGISDYIGRGELSLLWNVNKDNTLGATVRHTLASSDRGSVRVEWLQALGTGLFGSKSNLRLHTSLFSGYGDSMIDYNRKRTVFSVGLSLVDF; translated from the coding sequence ATGAGCGCCGTGACGCGCGTCCCCGCAGCACCCCATCGGCACCGCTCGCTGGCCTTGCTGCTGGTGGCAGCCCTCGCACCGGCTGGCGCGGCGCTGGCGCAATCAGCCCCTGCCGCAGCCACCGGCGCCGCAGCCCTGCGCCGCTGCACCGCCCTGTCCAGCGACAACCAGGCGCGCCTGGCCTGCTTTGATGCCTGGGCGGCCGAGCAGGCGCAGGCGGCTCCTGCGGGTGGGCAGGCGTGGCAAGCCCCGGCGGCATCGGCCAACGCCAGCGGCGCAACATCTTCGTCGGCAGTGCCGCCGCCGGTGGACGCCACGCTGCCCGCCACGCGCATCATCGACGTGGCGCGCACCGAAGGCTGCCGCGACCCGCAGTACAGCGACCTCTCCCGCTTCTGGGAGCTGGAGACGGGCACCGACTGCGGCACGTTCAGCTTCCGCGGCTACCGCCCGATCACGGTGTCAGTGGTAGCATCGAGCAGCGTGAACCGCCAGCCCACGTCGGATGCCGACGGCAACTCGGCCACCGACTCCACGCCGTACCGCCGCACTGAAAACCGCATCCAGCTGTCCGTGCGCACCAAGATCGCCCAGGGCATGCTGACCCAGGGCCACCCCACGCTCAAGGACTCGCTGTGGTTTGGCTACACGCAGCAGTCGTACTGGCAGCTGTTCACCCCCGAGATCTCGCGCCCCTTCCGCGCCACCGACCACGAGCCCGAGCTGATGTACGTGTACCCCACCACGGCGCAACTGCCGTTTGGCTGGAAGTGGCGCTACAGCGGCATCGGCCTGGTGCACCAGTCCAACGGCCAGAGCAAACCCTTGTCGCGCAGCTGGAACCGCGCCTACCTGATGACCGGCGTGGAGCTGGACAACCGCTTCAGCGTGAACGCCCGCCTCTGGAAGCGCATCCCCGAAAGCGCGGGCAGCGACGACAACCCCGGCATCAGCGACTACATCGGCCGGGGCGAGTTGTCACTGCTGTGGAACGTGAACAAGGACAACACCCTGGGCGCCACCGTGCGCCACACCCTGGCCAGCAGCGATCGGGGCTCGGTGCGCGTGGAGTGGCTGCAGGCCCTGGGCACCGGCCTGTTTGGCAGCAAGAGCAACCTGCGCCTGCACACCTCGCTGTTCAGCGGCTACGGCGACAGCATGATCGACTACAACCGCAAGCGCACGGTGTTCAGCGTGGGGTTGAGTCTGGTGGATTTTTAG
- a CDS encoding AEC family transporter has translation MLSVLLITFPFFALVLCGYLAARRGVLPQPAIPGLNAFVLYFALPCMLYRFGASTPIGQLLDPAVAGVYLLCALVMVGATVALTRNARIGWNDAAFGALVAAFPNTGFMGVPLLVALLGAQSAGPAIVTIVVDMVITSSLCIALSRLDGAGTHGVGVALRNAFRGMATNPMPWSIALGALASALQFKLPGPVDKTIAMLADAASPVALFTIGAVLARSQMNQHEQVPARDYVPVALAKLLVHPLLVWGAGTAAMALGVPLTPFALTVMVLLAALPSASNVSLLAEKFGANNGRVARIILVSTALAFLSFSAAVALLT, from the coding sequence GTGCTGTCCGTCCTGCTCATCACCTTCCCCTTCTTTGCGCTGGTGCTCTGCGGCTACCTTGCCGCACGGCGCGGCGTGCTGCCGCAACCGGCAATCCCGGGGCTCAACGCCTTCGTGCTGTACTTTGCGCTGCCCTGCATGCTGTACCGCTTTGGCGCCAGCACGCCCATCGGGCAACTGCTGGACCCGGCCGTGGCGGGCGTCTATCTGCTGTGCGCGCTGGTCATGGTGGGAGCCACGGTGGCGCTCACGCGCAACGCGCGCATCGGCTGGAACGACGCGGCCTTTGGTGCGCTGGTGGCGGCCTTCCCCAACACCGGCTTCATGGGCGTGCCGCTGCTGGTGGCCCTCTTGGGCGCGCAGAGCGCGGGCCCGGCCATCGTCACCATCGTGGTGGACATGGTCATCACCAGCTCGCTGTGCATTGCGCTCTCGCGCCTGGATGGCGCAGGCACCCATGGCGTGGGCGTGGCGCTGAGGAACGCCTTCAGGGGCATGGCCACCAACCCCATGCCCTGGTCGATTGCGCTGGGCGCGCTGGCGTCGGCGCTGCAGTTCAAGCTGCCCGGTCCGGTGGACAAGACCATCGCCATGCTGGCCGACGCGGCCTCGCCGGTCGCGTTGTTCACCATCGGCGCGGTGCTGGCCCGCTCGCAGATGAACCAGCACGAGCAGGTCCCCGCGCGGGACTATGTGCCGGTGGCGCTGGCCAAGTTGCTGGTGCACCCGCTGCTGGTGTGGGGCGCAGGTACCGCGGCCATGGCGCTGGGGGTGCCGCTCACGCCGTTTGCGCTCACGGTGATGGTGCTGCTGGCGGCGCTGCCCAGCGCCAGCAACGTGTCGCTGCTGGCCGAGAAGTTTGGCGCCAACAACGGGCGGGTGGCGCGCATCATCCTGGTGTCCACCGCGCTGGCGTTTCTGAGCTTCTCTGCCGCCGTCGCGCTGCTGACCTGA
- a CDS encoding ABC transporter substrate-binding protein yields MNPVDLPPAALPAAATRPRCRLLPPPVWTALVAAGAIAGAAVLPGLAQAQIGGNTPVRVGVVGPFTGPSADFGVPMLNGIKLAVDEINAVGGYLGRPLELVVKDDAANPDQGRKVSQELLAEKVVATIGFCNTGVAMKAIDLFQDAKSPLIVPCATGTAVTTKYPSADSYIFRVQARDALQAPFMVDDIVKRGWDKVAIFADKTGYGEGGYTDVVAALAAKNLKPVHVARFDLGVKDLTAELAAARNAGANVVYSYTVGPENAVIANGKKALGWKVPQVGAWPLSFPFFLEGAKDAAEGALMVQTFIAEPSNERRASFLSSYTRKYQGKVAVPMAAANAYDATYLLMYSFLGIRDGNLNGKAIKESLEGKMKTYYGVVSTYEKPFSVQDKDAITRNMLVIGQVKNGAITFAYPEDAKRNLIIQRKQ; encoded by the coding sequence ATGAACCCTGTTGATCTGCCTCCCGCCGCCTTGCCCGCCGCAGCTACCCGGCCGCGCTGCCGTCTGTTGCCGCCGCCCGTGTGGACGGCGCTGGTGGCTGCTGGTGCGATAGCGGGCGCGGCGGTGCTGCCGGGGCTGGCGCAGGCACAGATCGGCGGCAACACCCCCGTGCGCGTCGGCGTGGTGGGGCCTTTCACCGGGCCGTCGGCCGACTTTGGTGTGCCCATGCTCAACGGCATCAAGCTGGCGGTGGACGAAATCAACGCCGTGGGCGGCTACCTGGGTCGGCCGCTGGAGCTGGTGGTCAAGGACGACGCGGCCAACCCGGACCAGGGCCGCAAGGTGTCGCAGGAGCTGCTGGCCGAGAAGGTCGTCGCCACCATCGGCTTTTGCAACACCGGCGTGGCGATGAAGGCCATCGACCTGTTCCAGGACGCCAAGAGTCCGCTCATCGTGCCCTGCGCCACGGGCACGGCGGTCACCACCAAATACCCCTCTGCCGACAGCTACATCTTCCGCGTGCAGGCCCGCGACGCGCTGCAGGCCCCTTTTATGGTGGATGACATCGTCAAGCGGGGCTGGGACAAGGTGGCCATCTTTGCCGACAAGACCGGCTATGGCGAAGGTGGCTATACCGATGTGGTGGCGGCACTGGCGGCCAAGAACCTCAAGCCTGTGCACGTGGCCCGCTTCGACCTGGGCGTGAAGGACCTCACGGCCGAACTCGCAGCGGCGCGCAACGCGGGCGCCAATGTGGTCTACAGCTACACCGTGGGTCCGGAGAACGCGGTCATCGCCAACGGCAAGAAGGCGCTGGGCTGGAAGGTGCCCCAGGTGGGCGCCTGGCCGCTGTCGTTCCCGTTTTTCCTCGAAGGCGCCAAGGATGCGGCCGAGGGCGCGCTCATGGTGCAGACCTTCATCGCCGAGCCCAGCAACGAGCGCCGCGCGTCCTTCCTGTCGAGCTACACCCGCAAGTACCAGGGCAAGGTGGCCGTGCCCATGGCTGCGGCCAACGCCTACGACGCCACCTATCTGCTGATGTATTCGTTCCTAGGCATCCGTGACGGCAACCTGAACGGCAAGGCCATCAAGGAGTCGCTGGAAGGCAAGATGAAGACTTACTACGGTGTGGTCTCCACCTACGAAAAGCCGTTCAGCGTGCAGGACAAGGACGCCATCACCCGCAACATGCTGGTGATCGGGCAGGTGAAGAACGGCGCCATCACTTTTGCCTACCCCGAGGATGCCAAGCGCAACCTCATCATCCAGCGCAAGCAATAA
- a CDS encoding ATP-dependent helicase: MSAGLNLAQLQAVHYTDGACLVLAGAGSGKTRVITQKIAHMIEKGMDPKRIAAITFTNKAAAEMRERAKGLIGRRAKDVLVCTFHALGVRMVREDGAVLGLKPQFSILDADDVTGILKEASGGTTDMATARQWQWVISKWKNMGLTSEEALAQAADDNERIIATLMARYEERLAAYQSVDFDDLIGMPLRLLRDFPEVRAKWQASLGHVLVDEYQDTNATQYELLKLLVGENGHFTAVGDDDQSIYGWRGATLDNLKKLPIDFPHLKVIKLEQNYRSTSAILRAANNVIGPNPKLFPKTLFSELGEGEPVRVVDADNEEHEAERAVARIQSLRAASNPPPDWKSFAILYRANHQAKPFEKALRKANVPYKVSGGTSFFDRAEIKDLCAWFRLWINNDDDPAFLRAITTPKRGIGHTTLASLGAFATQHKQSMFGALFNGMLPAAVPKRAMDGLHEFGRYINYLEYSARRTHGAEEARTFLNEWLKEIGYEQHLYDNEDSEKVAAARWSNVMEFCDWMAQRAGGQIDDTAGAVVAKETKSLLEVSQTIALLSTISEREQEQDMVTLSTLHASKGLEWPHVVLVGVTEGMLPFKLDDDEGRQQKVTDDVLQRLQEERRLMYVGITRAQRTLAVSWTKRRKKGREMVAAQPSRFIAEMGLDKTTAREDPREKLKALRAEFAAKAQATTAANAAAAANPAPTA; encoded by the coding sequence ATGTCCGCCGGTCTCAATCTCGCCCAGCTCCAGGCTGTCCACTACACCGACGGGGCCTGCCTCGTTCTGGCGGGTGCGGGCTCAGGCAAGACGCGGGTGATCACCCAAAAGATCGCCCACATGATCGAAAAAGGCATGGACCCCAAGCGCATTGCGGCCATCACCTTCACCAACAAGGCGGCCGCCGAAATGCGCGAGCGCGCCAAGGGCCTGATCGGGCGCCGCGCCAAGGATGTGCTGGTCTGCACCTTCCACGCCCTGGGTGTGCGCATGGTGCGCGAGGACGGCGCGGTGCTCGGCCTCAAGCCGCAGTTCAGCATCCTCGACGCCGACGATGTGACGGGCATCCTGAAGGAAGCCTCGGGCGGCACCACCGACATGGCCACCGCGCGCCAGTGGCAGTGGGTCATCAGCAAGTGGAAGAACATGGGCCTGACCTCCGAAGAGGCCCTGGCCCAGGCGGCGGACGACAACGAACGCATCATCGCCACGCTGATGGCGCGCTACGAAGAGCGCCTGGCGGCCTACCAGAGCGTGGACTTTGACGACCTGATCGGCATGCCGCTGCGCCTGCTGCGCGACTTCCCGGAAGTGCGCGCCAAGTGGCAGGCGTCGCTGGGCCATGTGCTGGTGGACGAATACCAGGACACCAATGCCACGCAGTACGAGCTGCTCAAGCTGCTGGTGGGGGAGAACGGCCACTTCACCGCCGTGGGCGATGATGACCAGAGCATTTATGGCTGGCGAGGCGCGACGCTCGACAACCTGAAAAAGCTGCCCATCGACTTCCCGCACCTCAAGGTCATCAAGCTGGAGCAGAACTACCGTTCCACCAGCGCCATCCTGCGCGCGGCCAACAACGTGATCGGGCCCAACCCCAAGCTGTTTCCCAAGACGCTGTTCAGCGAGCTGGGCGAAGGCGAGCCCGTGCGCGTGGTCGATGCCGACAACGAGGAGCACGAGGCCGAGCGCGCCGTGGCCCGCATCCAGAGCCTGCGCGCGGCCAGCAACCCGCCACCGGACTGGAAGAGCTTTGCCATCCTGTACCGCGCCAACCACCAGGCCAAGCCCTTCGAGAAAGCGCTGCGCAAAGCCAACGTGCCGTACAAGGTGTCAGGCGGCACCAGCTTTTTTGACCGCGCCGAAATCAAGGACCTGTGCGCGTGGTTCCGCCTGTGGATCAACAACGACGATGACCCGGCGTTTTTGCGTGCCATCACCACGCCCAAGCGCGGCATCGGTCACACCACGCTGGCGTCGCTGGGGGCGTTTGCCACCCAGCACAAGCAGAGCATGTTCGGCGCGCTGTTCAACGGCATGCTGCCGGCCGCGGTGCCTAAGCGCGCCATGGACGGGCTGCACGAGTTTGGCCGCTACATCAACTACCTGGAGTACAGCGCGCGCCGCACCCACGGCGCCGAAGAGGCCCGTACCTTCTTGAACGAATGGCTCAAGGAAATCGGCTACGAGCAGCACCTGTACGACAACGAGGACAGCGAGAAGGTGGCTGCCGCCCGCTGGAGCAACGTGATGGAGTTCTGCGACTGGATGGCCCAGCGCGCGGGCGGGCAAATCGACGACACCGCAGGCGCCGTGGTGGCCAAGGAGACCAAGAGCCTGCTGGAGGTGTCGCAGACCATTGCGCTGCTCTCCACCATCAGCGAGCGCGAGCAAGAGCAGGACATGGTCACGCTCTCGACCCTGCACGCCAGCAAGGGGCTGGAGTGGCCGCATGTGGTGCTGGTGGGTGTGACCGAGGGCATGCTGCCCTTCAAGCTGGACGACGACGAAGGCCGCCAGCAGAAGGTGACCGACGACGTGCTGCAGCGCCTGCAGGAAGAGCGCCGCCTGATGTACGTGGGCATCACACGCGCCCAGCGCACCCTCGCCGTGAGCTGGACCAAGCGCCGCAAGAAGGGCCGCGAAATGGTGGCCGCACAGCCCAGCCGCTTCATCGCCGAAATGGGCCTGGACAAGACCACTGCCCGCGAAGACCCGCGCGAAAAGCTCAAGGCCCTGCGCGCCGAGTTTGCGGCCAAAGCCCAGGCCACCACGGCGGCCAACGCCGCTGCGGCCGCCAACCCGGCGCCGACTGCTTGA
- a CDS encoding diguanylate cyclase, with amino-acid sequence MPPTLPRLFAPTRTVPPAVAWAALALLIFAACLVGIFARPIGFLSAFWPANALLLGLLVRYPSLARPPAWVAAAVGYVAADLVTGSAWGMALWLNAANLLGATAGWLVLRGLDERILRLQSTAAALYLLLAALVASAVGALVGCGAAPVYFDSPWTDLLSLWFSTELMNYMLIVPVVLAAPRAADPPSHTQDTPLFWRLAPVSSLVLAEGIRTLIGGPGMLAFVVPGLLWCALSYSAFTSGLLSLVVCLWTMAGVATGVLNFTPAHAGDVFSLRVGVTLLALGPLAVACASAARAEALRRLHHAVRHDDLTGVLARRALLKQGDRLLERYQRESTGLAVMMVDVDHFKQVNDQHGHGAGDRLLVSIAQTMARALRADDVLGRMGGEEFAAVLPGVSPTEAQAIAERVRGAVERQALDATQGGPQRATVSIGLVHSATLGADADMDTLLLAADTALYRAKAEGRNRVMVG; translated from the coding sequence ATGCCGCCCACCCTGCCCCGCCTCTTTGCCCCCACCCGGACCGTTCCTCCGGCCGTGGCCTGGGCCGCCCTGGCACTGCTGATCTTTGCCGCCTGCCTGGTGGGCATCTTTGCGCGGCCCATCGGCTTTTTGTCGGCGTTCTGGCCTGCCAACGCGCTGCTGCTGGGGCTGCTGGTGCGCTACCCCTCACTGGCGCGGCCGCCCGCCTGGGTGGCGGCCGCAGTGGGCTATGTGGCGGCCGACCTGGTGACTGGCAGTGCCTGGGGCATGGCCCTGTGGCTCAATGCCGCCAACCTGCTGGGCGCCACGGCCGGCTGGCTGGTGCTGCGGGGGCTGGACGAACGCATCCTGCGGCTGCAAAGCACGGCAGCGGCGCTGTACCTGCTGCTGGCAGCCTTGGTCGCCAGCGCGGTGGGCGCACTGGTGGGTTGTGGCGCGGCGCCGGTGTATTTCGACTCCCCGTGGACGGACCTGTTGTCCCTGTGGTTCAGCACCGAGCTGATGAACTACATGCTCATCGTGCCTGTGGTGCTGGCGGCACCGCGGGCGGCAGATCCCCCCTCGCACACCCAGGACACCCCCCTATTCTGGCGCCTCGCACCCGTCAGTTCGCTGGTGCTGGCCGAGGGCATCCGCACGCTCATCGGCGGGCCCGGCATGCTGGCTTTTGTCGTGCCGGGGCTGCTGTGGTGTGCGCTGAGCTACAGCGCCTTCACCTCCGGCCTGCTGTCCCTGGTGGTGTGCCTGTGGACCATGGCGGGTGTGGCCACCGGTGTCCTCAATTTCACACCGGCCCATGCGGGCGACGTGTTCTCGCTGCGCGTGGGGGTCACGCTGCTGGCGCTGGGGCCGCTGGCCGTGGCCTGCGCCAGCGCGGCACGCGCCGAGGCGCTGCGCCGCCTGCACCATGCCGTGCGCCATGACGACCTGACGGGTGTGCTGGCCCGCCGCGCACTGCTCAAACAGGGCGATCGCCTGCTGGAGCGCTACCAGCGCGAATCCACCGGGCTGGCGGTGATGATGGTGGACGTGGACCACTTCAAACAGGTGAACGACCAGCACGGACACGGCGCGGGGGACCGGCTGCTGGTCAGCATTGCGCAGACCATGGCGCGCGCGCTGCGCGCCGACGACGTGCTGGGCCGCATGGGGGGCGAAGAGTTTGCCGCCGTGTTGCCCGGCGTGTCCCCCACCGAGGCCCAGGCCATTGCCGAGCGGGTGCGCGGCGCCGTGGAACGACAGGCGCTGGATGCGACGCAGGGCGGCCCCCAGCGGGCCACCGTCAGCATTGGCCTGGTGCACAGCGCCACCCTGGGCGCAGATGCCGACATGGACACCCTGCTGCTGGCCGCCGACACAGCCCTGTACCGCGCGAAGGCCGAGGGGCGCAACCGGGTGATGGTGGGCTAG
- a CDS encoding PAS and helix-turn-helix domain-containing protein, whose amino-acid sequence MPATPPAPLNEALELAFNLAPVGMCVTRERRIEICNDAFARMFGYEQAELLGQPLAPLYPSLDEFTHTGNLGLPAMMDTGSYGDERVMRRRDGTLFWCHVVGRTLDRADPFARAVWMFEDISHRRVVSTPLTVREREVAQHIVTGATSKQIARHLNISHRTVEAHRGRIMRKLGATSTGELVALLLGTP is encoded by the coding sequence ATGCCTGCGACCCCGCCCGCTCCCCTGAATGAAGCGCTGGAACTGGCCTTCAACCTCGCCCCCGTGGGCATGTGCGTCACGCGCGAGCGCCGCATCGAAATCTGCAACGACGCTTTTGCACGCATGTTTGGCTATGAGCAGGCCGAGCTGCTGGGCCAGCCGCTGGCGCCGCTGTACCCATCTCTGGACGAGTTCACCCACACCGGCAACCTGGGCCTTCCGGCCATGATGGACACCGGCAGCTACGGCGACGAGCGCGTCATGCGACGCCGCGACGGCACTCTGTTCTGGTGCCATGTGGTGGGCCGCACGCTGGACCGTGCCGACCCATTTGCGCGCGCGGTGTGGATGTTCGAGGACATCTCGCACCGCCGCGTGGTCAGCACGCCGCTCACGGTCCGCGAGCGCGAGGTCGCCCAGCACATCGTGACCGGCGCCACCAGCAAGCAGATCGCGCGCCACCTGAACATCAGCCACCGCACGGTGGAGGCCCACCGGGGGCGGATCATGCGCAAGCTGGGTGCCACCAGCACGGGCGAGTTGGTAGCCCTGCTGCTGGGCACGCCCTGA
- a CDS encoding universal stress protein: protein MLKILIAVDGSELSLDGVHHALALVRQGLQATMVLANVQEPATLYELVTTRDPDLIAAASLEAGEHLMAPARALLDAAGVAYETDVGVGDVAHTLVDMIERSGCDMVIIGAKGQGAITSALLGSVSQEVAHASPVPVTIVKHAEVLETQGSDVAEDTEA from the coding sequence ATGCTCAAGATCCTCATCGCCGTGGACGGCTCTGAACTCTCCCTGGACGGCGTGCACCACGCGCTGGCGCTGGTGCGCCAGGGGCTCCAGGCCACGATGGTGCTGGCCAATGTGCAAGAGCCCGCCACGCTGTACGAGCTGGTCACCACCCGCGACCCCGACCTGATCGCCGCCGCCAGCCTGGAGGCGGGCGAGCACCTAATGGCACCTGCCCGAGCGCTGCTCGATGCCGCCGGGGTGGCCTACGAAACCGATGTGGGCGTGGGCGACGTGGCGCACACGCTGGTGGACATGATCGAGCGCTCGGGCTGCGACATGGTCATCATCGGCGCCAAGGGGCAAGGCGCCATCACCAGCGCGCTGCTGGGCTCGGTGTCGCAGGAGGTGGCGCACGCGAGCCCGGTGCCCGTGACCATCGTCAAGCATGCGGAGGTGCTGGAGACCCAGGGAAGTGATGTGGCTGAGGATACGGAGGCCTGA